In the genome of Populus trichocarpa isolate Nisqually-1 chromosome 6, P.trichocarpa_v4.1, whole genome shotgun sequence, one region contains:
- the LOC7471555 gene encoding pentatricopeptide repeat-containing protein At3g22690: MVTQGVLLDISTFHFLIHACCKNFDVKLGSEVHGRILKCGFGRNKSLNNNLMGLYSKCGKLKEVCQLFEKMTHRDVISWNTMISCYVLKGMYREALDLFDEMLVSGVLPDEITMVSLVSTCAKLKDLEMGKRLHLYIVDNKLWIRGSLLNCLVDMYSKCGKMDEAHGLLSRCDESEVDVVLWTTLVSGYVKSNKIDKARQLFDKMNERSLVSWTTMMSGYVQGGYYCESLELFQQMRFENVIPDEVALVTVLSACVHLEDFDLGRSVHAFIVTYGMLVDGFLGNALLDLYAKCGKLDEALRTFEQLPCKSAASWNSMLDGFCRSGGVDKARDFFNKIPEKDIVSWNTMVNAYVKHDLFNESFEIFCKMQSSNVKPDKTTLISLLSSCAKVGALNHGIWVNVYIEKNEIGIDAMLGTALIDMYGKCGCVEMAYEIFTQIIEKNVFVWTAMMAAYAMEGQALEAIDLYLEMEERGVKPDHVTFIALLAACSHGGLVDEGYKYFNKLRSFYNIIPTIHHYGCMVDLLGRVGHLEETVKFIERMPIEPDVSIWSSLMRACRSHHNVELAEQAFKQLIEIDPTNNGAHVLLSNIYADAGRWDDVSKVRTKLHETGVPKQPGFTMIEQNGVVHEFVASNLVSADILCMLQDIERRLLVKQELSDTTSQHSERLAVAFGLINNQENSPIRVVNSVRMCRDCHSVMKLISQAYDREIVIRDNYRFHRFTDGHCSCKDYW; the protein is encoded by the coding sequence ATGGTAACTCAAGGTGTGTTGTTAGATATTTCCACTTTTCACTTCTTGATTCATGCTTGTTGTAAGAATTTCGATGTTAAATTGGGAAGTGAAGTTCATGGGAGAATTTTGAAATGTGGGTTTGGAAGAAATAAGTCTTTGAACAACAATTTGATGGGTTTGTACTCAAAGTGTGGGAAATTGAAGGAAGTATGCCAGCTGTTTGAGAAAATGACCCACAGAGATGTTATTAGTTGGAATACCATGATTTCTTGTTATGTTTTGAAGGGAATGTATAGGGAAGCGTTggatttatttgatgaaatgtTGGTTAGTGGGGTTTTACCAGATGAGATAACAATGGTTAGCTTGGTTTCAACATGTGCTAAATTGAAGGATTTGGAAATGGGAAAAAGATTGCATCTTTACATTGTTGATAATAAGCTATGGATTAGAGGGAGTTTGCTGAATTGTTTAGTAGACATGTATTCTAAGTGTGGGAAAATGGACGAAGCGCATGGTCTTTTGAGTAGATGTGATGAATCCGAGGTTGATGTTGTTCTGTGGACTACTTTGGTTAGTGGGTATGTGAAGTCTAATAAGATAGATAAGGCTAGGCAACTGTTTGACAAGATGAATGAGAGAAGCTTGGTATCGTGGACCACGATGATGTCTGGTTATGTTCAAGGTGGGTATTATTGTGAAAGTTTAGAGTTGTTTCAACAAATGAGGTTTGAAAATGTGATCCCGGATGAGGTTGCTCTTGTGACAGTACTTTCAGCCTGTGTTCATTTAGAAGACTTTGATTTAGGAAGATCTGTCCATGCCTTTATCGTGACATATGGAATGCTTGTGGATGGGTTTCTTGGGAATGCCCTGTTGGACTTGTATGCAAAATGTGGGAAACTTGATGAAGCTCTCAGAACATTTGAGCAGTTACCTTGTAAAAGTGCAGCATCATGGAATTCAATGTTGGATGGCTTTTGCCGAAGTGGAGGTGTTGATAAGGCAAGAGACTTCTTCAATAAGATTCCAGAGAAGGATATAGTTTCTTGGAACACTATGGTCAATGCTTATGTAAAACATGATCTGTTTAATGAATCATTTGAGATTTTCTGCAAGATGCAGAGTTCAAATGTAAAACCTGACAAGACAACTTTGATCAGTTTGCTTTCATCCTGTGCTAAAGTTGGAGCCCTGAATCATGGCATCTGGGTTAATGTGTACATAGAGAAGAATGAAATTGGTATAGATGCTATGTTGGGAACTGCCTTGATTGACATGTATGGGAAATGTGGGTGTGTTGAAATGGCCTATGAGATCTTTACTCAAATAATTGAGAAGAACGTATTTGTTTGGACTGCAATGATGGCAGCATATGCCATGGAGGGGCAAGCCCTGGAAGCAATAGATCTATACTTGGAAATGGAGGAAAGAGGAGTAAAACCAGATCATGTCACTTTCATAGCTCTTCTAGCTGCTTGTAGCCATGGAGGTTTAGTTGATGAAGGCTACAAATATTTCAACAAATTGAGAAGTTTCTATAATATCATTCCAACGATTCATCATTATGGCTGTATGGTTGATCTCCTGGGTCGAGTTGGACACTTGGAAGAAACAGTCAAGTTCATTGAAAGAATGCCAATAGAACCAGATGTCTCTATATGGAGTTCCTTAATGAGAGCATGCAGAAGTCACCACAATGTGGAATTAGCAGAGCAGGCATTTAAACAGCTCATAGAGATAGACCCTACAAATAATGGTGCTCATGTACTTCTTTCGAATATATATGCAGATGCGGGCAGATGGGATGATGTGAGCAAGGTGAGAACAAAGCTACATGAGACGGGAGTACCGAAGCAACCAGGTTTCACTATGATAGAACAAAATGGAGTTGTTCATGAATTTGTCGCCTCAAACCTTGTATCTGCAGACATTCTCTGCATGTTACAAGACATAGAGAGAAGATTACTCGTGAAACAGGAACTATCAGATACCACATCTCAACATAGCGAAAGATTGGCCGTCGCATTTGGTCTTATAAACAACCAAGAAAACTCTCCAATCCGGGTTGTGAATAGTGTTCGAATGTGTAGAGATTGTCACTCAGTTATGAAACTCATATCCCAGGCCTATGATAGAGAAATAGTTATTAGGGATAATTATAGATTTCATAGATTCACGGATGGACATTGCTCCTGTAAAGATTACTGGTGA
- the LOC7495731 gene encoding FCS-Like Zinc finger 10 has translation MLRKRTRSLQKDQQMGQLTMSDSGSESHFQSDNMGHNHKANSFFTVPGLFVGSSLKGLSDCDSVRSPTSPLDFRMFSNIGNPSKSPRSSHGGQRKSWDCNKVGLSIVDSLDDDGKGSGKVLRSSESKNILFGPRVRSKTPNFQSRTDSFQAPKSLPRNFAIFPRTLTKSPLLKGSSDVLFEIGEDPSDSEPFGKIRSCSLDSCRSFSSLSRLAGQNSKASSGNFCLDNVTTRGECPQLFGGSPNSNNFSNTNLTFTPMSVSSGNGFIGSLSASEIELSEDYTCVISHGPNPKTTHIYGDCILECQSNDLSNFGKNEAKEIGLPQAVTCSKIPGSFPSEVFLSFCYYCNKKLDEGKDIYIYRGEKAFCSLSCRSEEIMIDEELENTTHKSSECVPMSGEGEGLFETGIIDAP, from the exons ATGTTGAGGAAGAGAACCAGGTCGCTCCAGAAAGATCAACAAATGGGTCAGTTGACAATGTCTGATTCTGGTTCCGAGTCACATTTCCAGTCTGATAACATGGGGCACAATCACAAAGCTAACTCCTTTTTCACTGTCCCTGGCCTGTTTGTTGGGTCAAGTCTTAAGGGTTTATCAGATTGTGATTCTGTTAGGAGTCCAACATCTCCTCTAGATTTTAGGATGTTTTCGAATATAGGAAATCCCAGTAAGTCCCCCAGGTCATCTCATGGCGGGCAACGGAAGAGCTGGGATTGTAATAAAGTAGGTTTAAGCATTGTAGATTCACTTGATGATGATGGGAAAGGATCCGGCAAGGTCCTCCGATCATCGGAGAGTAAGAACATTCTTTTTGGACCCCGAGTACGAAGTAAAACCCCTAACTTTCAATCCCGTACTGATTCTTTTCAAGCACCGAAGTCTTTGCCAAGAAATTTTGCAATTTTCCCTCGTACCCTTACCAAATCTCCCCTTCTAAAGGGCAGCTCTGATGTTCTTTTTGAAATAGGAGAAGATCCATCAGATTCAGAGCCCTTTGGAAAGATCCGGTCATGTTCATTGGACTCTTGCAGGTCATTTTCATCCCTGTCTCGGTTGGCTGGCCAGAACTCGAAAGCAAGTTCTGGGAATTTTTGCTTGGATAACGTAACTACCCGAGGCGAATGTCCTCAATTATTTGGAGGAAGCCCAAATTCAAACAACTTTTCAAACACAAATTTGACTTTTACCCCAATGTCGGTTAGCTCTGGCAACGGATTCATCGGTTCTCTCTCTGCAAGTGAGATTGAGCTTTCTGAGGATTATACATGTGTGATTTCACATGGTCCCAACCCCAAAACAACTCATATTTACGGTGACTGCATTTTGGAATGTCAATCTAATGACTTGAGTAATTTTGGCAAGAACGAAGCAAAGGAGATTGGATTGCCCCAGGCTGTTACTTGCTCAAAAATCCCAGGTTCATTTCCCTCTGAAGTTTTCTTGAGCTTCTGTTACTATTGCAACAAGAAATTGGATGAGGGAAAAGATATTTACATATACAG AGGCGAGAAAGCATTCTGCAGTTTGAGTTGCCGTTCAGAGGAGATCATGATTGATGAAGAGTTGGAGAATACCACCCATAAATCTTCCGAGTGTGTTCCCATGTCAGGCGAAGGGGAGGGGCTTTTCGAAACTGGCATCATTGATGCTCCATGA
- the LOC7495732 gene encoding probable E3 ubiquitin-protein ligase RZFP34 has translation MAEVDIKSFDPQEFRLFQQMGSCSQHFNEDFIFSEESMNVETPQILDKGLMEYGCLHYRRRCRIRAPCCNEVFDCRHCHNEAKNNINVDQKHRHDMPRHEVKQVICSLCGTEQEVQQVCINCGVCMGKYFCETCKLFDDDTSKKQYHCDGCGICRIGGPENFFHCYKCGCCYSNLLKNSHPCVEGAMHHDCPVCFEFLFESRYDVTVLPCGHTIHESCLKEMRDHYQYACPLCSKSVCDMSKVWEKFDMEIAATPMPEPYLNKMVWILCNDCGKSSEVQFHVVAQKCMNCKSYNTRQTRS, from the exons ATGGCAGAAGTAGATATTAAGAGTTTTGATCCTCAAGAATTCAGACTATTTCAACAAATGGGCTCATGCTCACAGCATTTTAATGAAGATTTCATCTTCTCAGAAGAATCAATGAATGTGGAAACTCCTCAAATACTAGATAAAGGATTAATGGAATATGG ATGCCTGCACTATCGGAGAAGGTGCCGCATCAGAGCACCTTGCTGTAATGAAGTATTTGATTGCCGTCATTGTCATAACGAGGCGAag AACAATATCAATGTTGATCAGAAGCATAGACATGACATGCCACGCCATGAAGTCAAACAG GTGATATGCTCGCTTTGTGGCACTGAACAAGAG GTTCAACAAGTTTGTATCAACTGTGGTGTGTGCATGGGAAAGTACTTCTGTGAGACTTGCAAGCTGTTTGATGATGAT ACATCTAAGAAACAGTATCATTGTGATGGCTGTGGGATTTGCAG AATTGGAGGACCTGAGAATTTCTTCCATTGTTACAAATGTG GCTGCTGCTACTCGAATCTTCTGAAGAATAGCCACCCCTGTGTAGAGGGCGCGATGCATCATGACTGCCCTGTCTGCTTTGAG TTTTTATTTGAGTCGAGATATGATGTGACTGTCTTGCCATGTGGACACACCATTCACGAGAGCTGCTTAAAGGAAATGAGGGATCATTATCA ATATGCTTGCCCTCTTTGCTCGAAGTCAGTTTGTGATATGTCTAAGGTATGGGAGAAATTCGACATGGAAATTGCAGCCACACCAATGCCAGAACCTTACCTGAATAAAATG GTTTGGATCCTTTGCAATGATTGTGGAAAGTCCTCAGAAGTGCAATTCCATGTAGTAGCTCAGAAATGCATGAACTGCAAGTCCTATAATACTCGTCAAACAAGAAGCTGA